Proteins from a single region of Calonectris borealis chromosome 14, bCalBor7.hap1.2, whole genome shotgun sequence:
- the LOC142088241 gene encoding CD59 glycoprotein-like yields MIKMNGILLTACIVLVAFCSCGYTLRCYHCENSPSLCKTNSTCLAIEDTCLQMRFGKLRTSSCWKASQCSMNDIAEFFQLDNFEFFCCQHDLCNESAITGVNKAAFSIASVMTMLWMLL; encoded by the exons ATGATCAAGATGAACGGCATCCTGTTAACGGCCTGCATTGTTCTGGTCGCTTTTTGTAGTTGTG GTTATACCCTAAGGTGTTACCACTGTGAGAACAGCCCTTCCTTGTGCAAGACCAACAGTACTTGCTTAGCGATTGAAGACACTTGCTTGCAGATGAGATTTG gtaaaTTGAGAACTTCCTCCTGCTGGAAGGCATCCCAGTGCAGCATGAATGATATTGCTGAGTTCTTCCAGTTGgataattttgaattcttttgcTGCCAACACGACTTGTGCAATGAGAGCGCAATTACTGGGGTTAACAAAGCAGCCTTCAGTATTGCCTCTGTAATGACCATGTTATGGATGCTTCTGTAA